The genomic region TGTTCCTGCATAATATGAATCTCTTAATACAAAATCCAGTCTATCTGCACCTAAAGGGCCTTGGACAATATTGAATTCAGGGCTACCACCAGTATTTTCTGCTTCGAATAGGTCATTTATCATACTCATTACTTCTTTTAAACCATCTTTTATATCTTTTTCTTTATCTTTAATATCTTTATTTAATGTAAGAGATAAATCTTTTAAAAAATCTTTTTTTGTTCGTGGATCATTTAATTTATTATATACTTCATATGCTTGATCTATTAATTTTGTATTTAATATTTTTTTTCTATATTCATCGTGGCCGTCTTTAAGTCCCATTCTTTTATATATAACATCATCAAATTGATGACTATATGGTCCGTGTCCTAAATCATGTAATAATCCAGCCAATCTCAAAATCCTGGTTTTTTGGTGATTATTTTCAAAAAGTTTTTTTGCATATAATCCAGAAATATGCATTACACCAAGCGAATGGCTAAATCTTGTATGTGTGGCGCTTGGATATACATATTCTGCCCCTGCTAATTGGCTGAGATATCTTAATCTTTGAACCAATGGTGTATCTGCTATTACTATTTCTAAAGGATAGATAAAAATTTCAGAATATATAGGATCCCTCGATACTTTAAAGTATAGATTTTCCATTTTTTAGCCCCCTATTAAATATTGAATATCAAAAATCAAAAGCCATATAAATGAAGCAGTAATCAAACCAAAACTGATATATCCTAAGATTTTCCATTTTTTATATGAGGTGTAAGTATCTGAAACGGAGGTTAGCCATCCGAATGTAAATCCAGTTATTAATCCACCAATATGTGCAAAATTATTTATTCCAGATGCGGTAAATCCAAGAACTAAATTGATAATTATTACTGGTAATAAAGCTGTTCCCGTCATTGGCTTCAACATTGGTGGTGTGTCATCTCTGAATCCGGCGCCAAATAATAATCCAATAAGGCCGAAAATAGCACCACTGGCTCCAACTGAAAATGCATTTGGCATGAAAAGCTGTGTTAACGCAGCTCCTCCAATACCTGAAGCGAGATAAATTGTTATAAACTTATATGGTCCATATACCCTTTCTACTATATTTCCGATGTAATATAATGCATACATATTAAAGAATATATGCAAAAAACCTCCATGAACGAACATAGAAGTGATGAATCTAAAATATTGATGCGAAATGGTTATTAATTTTCCATATTGAGCACCTGCAAAGATTAATGTATAAACATTTGAGAAAGCATGAAATCCACCACCAAAAACAAACATTAATACAAAAATTAGAATATTCCATGTGAATATTTTTTGAGTAACATTATCAAAATTAAAAAACTTTTTTATATAATCCATAAAATTCACCTCAACTATCTGGAATGATACATTGCAGCAGCAGATGCGCCTAAGATTCCAGCATCTTCTACCAATGATGATAACATAATTTTAAATGAATTTCTAAATGATGGCATTAGATATAGATTAACTTTTTCTCTTATTGGGTTGATTAGGAATTTTCCAGCTTTACTCATTCCACCACCAATAATAATCATTTCAGGATTAAAAATATGAACAAAATTAGCTATAGCTTTTGCTAAAGCATCTGTTATTTTGTCAACAACCATTTGTGCAACGAAATCTCCTTGCTCTAATGCCATGAACACATGTTTTGATTCAATGGCATCTATACTACCAGCTAATTCTACTACTTTATTATCTGGAATTTTTACTGTAAATTCTTTTGCCCATCTTGCAGTATTTTTTGCAGAAGCAATAGCTTCAATACATCCTCTTGATCCACAACCACATAATGGTCCGTCTGGATCTACTATAACATGACCTAATTCAGTTCCAATGCCGTCTTTTCCGGTGATGAGTATTCCGTGAGAAACTACACCTCCACCAATTCCTGTTCCCAATGTTAGAGCGACGAAATGTTTTAATCCTTGAGCTGAACCAAAATACCATTCTCCTAAAGCGAAAGCATTTGCAT from Marinitoga aeolica harbors:
- a CDS encoding rhomboid family intramembrane serine protease, whose translation is MDYIKKFFNFDNVTQKIFTWNILIFVLMFVFGGGFHAFSNVYTLIFAGAQYGKLITISHQYFRFITSMFVHGGFLHIFFNMYALYYIGNIVERVYGPYKFITIYLASGIGGAALTQLFMPNAFSVGASGAIFGLIGLLFGAGFRDDTPPMLKPMTGTALLPVIIINLVLGFTASGINNFAHIGGLITGFTFGWLTSVSDTYTSYKKWKILGYISFGLITASFIWLLIFDIQYLIGG
- a CDS encoding ROK family protein; its protein translation is MYLIGVDLGGTEIKTGLVSKDKGIINKVAIPTEANLGAKKVTENIIKTIKLVAEDNLNRVEGIGIGSPGSIDRDHGIVRYAPNLPFHNFELAHSISEELKIPTFVENDANAFALGEWYFGSAQGLKHFVALTLGTGIGGGVVSHGILITGKDGIGTELGHVIVDPDGPLCGCGSRGCIEAIASAKNTARWAKEFTVKIPDNKVVELAGSIDAIESKHVFMALEQGDFVAQMVVDKITDALAKAIANFVHIFNPEMIIIGGGMSKAGKFLINPIREKVNLYLMPSFRNSFKIMLSSLVEDAGILGASAAAMYHSR